The following proteins come from a genomic window of Solea solea chromosome 3, fSolSol10.1, whole genome shotgun sequence:
- the cfi gene encoding complement factor I, with protein MRSVGVSLVFLLVVHSDTWELSDHENPAPLEQISQKPQKPQFPIPQPTLAPPPEVSSPDPTPQKTPKSPGPRECVDENSLSPPACTQTRESCDLVFCPPWERCIDGQCSCKLPYMCDMDDVAPVCGRDHRSYRSFCQVMAVSCRLRKPIMSHFGENCIESVLKFDSSIDADTGLVRVFLPDTKSSQGGESLLVCAQTWNMEAANIVCKERGNELGAATAHQVSFASLATKDPNKQLPGSCVNFRCQGYENSLAECEISNKATVGQTVAAVTCYEPQARPESDCGFTCANGKRVTANRTCDGEDDCGDRSDEMCCKSCRNGAFRCKTGVCVHSDALLDGQMDCLDGEDESVKHESKKKTETGLRRLTTSEYISPKNEVKINRVNMESKFQCGVPNATTVDDEIVEERVAGGRVKRVVGGVPAKPTQIQWQVAIQEYQAINCGGAYIGGCWVITAAHCVRTNPSVFKVKFSLWKKFGVQGTTDVVPVEEIIIHPRYNPNTYENDIALVKMKKLPFKEECFTENPAISAVCVPWSTQLFQPNHTCSISGWGRTASGRAAQVLLWANVSIIGNCQRFYKDRFKPGMMCAGDLDGSVDSCQGDSGGPLVCEDEQGVSYLWGVVSWGDKCGQAGSPGVYTQVAYFFEWIRSHTGWAAVTKFNS; from the exons ATGAGATCCGTCGGAGTTTCTCTGGTTTTTCTCCTCGTCGTTCACTCTGACACC TGGGAACTATCGGATCACGAGAACCCGGCACCGCTCGAGCAGATATCGCAGAAACCACAAAAACCACAGTTTCCGATTCCGCAGCCAACCTTGGCCCCGCCCCCAGAGGTCTCCAGCCCTGACCCCACGCCGCAGAAGACACCGAAATCTCCGGGTCCACGTGAGTGCGTGGACGAGAA CTCACTGTCGCCCCCTGCCTGCACACAGACTcgtgagtcatgtgacctggtGTTCTGTCCCCCGTGGGAACGCTGCATCGACGGACAGTGCTCCTGTAAGCTTCCCTACATGTGTGACATGGACGACGTGGCTCCAGTTTGTGGACGCGATCACAGAAGCTATCGCTCGTTCTGTCAG GTGATGGCGGTGTCCTGTCGGCTGAGGAAACCCATCATGTCGCACTTTGGTGAAAACTGCATAG AGAGCGTTCTAAAGTTCGACAGTTCGATCGACGCAGACACGGGATTGGTCAGAGTCTTCCTCCCCGACACCAAGAGCTCGCAGGGAGGCGAGAGCCTCCTGGTTTGTGCACAGACCTGGAACATGGAGGCCGCTAACATCGTCTGTAAAGAGCGCGGAAACGAACT cGGCGCCGCAACAGCTCATCAAGTCTCATTCGCTTCCCTGGCAACCAAAGATCCCAACAAGCAGTTACCCGGCAGCTGCGTGAACTTCCGTTGCCAAGGTTACGAGAATTCCCTGGCCGAGTGTGAGATCTCCAACAAGGCCACTGTCGGACAAACCGTCGCCGCGGTGACGTGTTACGAGCCTCAGGCGCGTCCAG AGTCAGACTGCGGCTTCACCTGCGCTAACGGCAAACGTGTGACGGCAAACAGGACGTGTGACGGCGAGGACGACTGCGGCGACCGCAGCGACGAAATGTGCTGCAAAa gttgcAGGAATGGAGCGTTTCGCTGtaagacaggtgtgtgtgtccacagcgACGCGCTCCTTGACGGACAGATGGACTGTCTGGACGGCGAGGACGAATCGGTCAAACACGAATCCAAGAAAA aaacagagacaggacTGAGGAGACTCACGACGTCag agTACATCTCTCCTAAGAACG aaGTCAAAATAAACAGGGTTAACATGGAGTCGAAGTTTCAGTGTGGGGTTCCTAACGCCACCACGGTGGACGACGAAATCGTGGAGGAGCGAGTGGCAGGCGGGCGAGTGAAGAGGGTGGTGGGAGGAGTCCCAGCCAAACCG ACTCAGATCCAGTGGCAGGTTGCTATTCAGGAATATCAGGCGATCAACTGTGGAGGAGCGTACATCGGGGGCTGCTGGGTAATCACTGCGGCACACTGCGTCAG AACGAACCCGTCTGTGTTCAAGGTCAAGTTTTCTCTCTGGAAAAAGTTTGGGGTTCAGGGCACGACGGACGTGGTTCCCGTGGAGGAAATCATCATCCACCCGAG GTACAACCCGAACACGTACGAGAACGACATCGCtctggtgaagatgaagaagcTTCCTTTCAAGGAGGAGTGTTTCACCGAAAACCCGGCCATCAGCGCCGTGTGCGTCCCCTGGTCCACGCAGCTTTTCCAGCCCAACCACACCTGCAGCATCTCGGGCTGGGGACGAACCGCGA GCGGCCGAGCCGCTCAGGTGTTGCTCTGGGCGAACGTCTCCATCATCGGCAACTGTCAGAGATTCTACAAAGATCGCTTTAAACCGGGGATGATGTGTGCGG GTGATCTGGACGGGAGCGTGGACTCGTGTCAGGGAGACAGCGGCGGTCCACTGGTGTGTGAGGACGAACAGGGCGTGTCCTACCTGTGGGGCGTCGTCAGCTGGGGAGATAAATGTGGTCAGGCGGGATCACCAGGAGTTTACACACAA GTCGCGTATTTCTTTGAGTGGATCAGGAGTCACACGGGCTGGGCGGCAGTTACCAAGTTCAACTCCTGA
- the LOC131456333 gene encoding tetratricopeptide repeat protein 39B gives MAHVGNGETGEEEDCFEDAYDRIPAACHMDLHTAIQETQCALNLVLNNKFSEALDLLKPWCKDSMYHALGYSSILVMQAAMTFEPRDIQTAMATIKEALQTCQRFRKKNSVVGSLSSLINKQSNLQEEEMHAEICYAECLLQKATLTFVQDENMISFIKGGIKIRTSYQIYKDCQNVLNVTQDLAGQSDSFRQYEGGVKLGIGSFNLMLSLLPQRILRLLEFIGFSGNRDFGLSQLREGSSSHSLRSILSALTLLFYHTYVSLILGTGEGNLVEAEALLEPYQHKYPKGSIILFYSARIATLRGNFEKARSRYEECISSQQEWKQIHHLCYWELMWAHTYQQEWQQAYRYADLLCKESRWSKAIYVFQKAAILSMMSEDEVRRTGEDIVELFRQVEGLKQRLAGKSIPTEKFAVRKSRRYKAANLVPLVIPALEMMYVWNGFTIVGKRADCTEALLVTIEAAEEQLRNNANPSEFHPDDSCLVQMLKGLCLKHLGRLLQAELCFTQVLSSESRIRYDHYLIPFTFYELGLLYKQQGDFAKAAVFIENAKTNYKDYSMESRLHFRIHAALNSLKGSPVGTP, from the exons ATGGCCCACGTAGGCAACGGAGAGAccggagaggaggag gacTGCTTTGAAGACGCTTACGACCGCATACCAGC gGCCTGTCACATGGACCTGCACACGGCCATCCAGGAAACTCAGTGTGCTCTCAACCTCGTCCTCAACAACAAGTTCTCTGAAGCCCTGGACCTCCTCAAACCATG gtGCAAGGACAGCATGTACCACGCCCTGGGTTACAGCAGCATCCTGGTGATGCAAGCGGCCATGACGTTCGAGCCCAGAGACATCCAGACCGCCATGGCGACCATCAAGGAGGCGCTGCAGACCTGTCAGAG GTTCAGGAAGAAGAACTCGGTGGTGGGATCTCTGTCCAGTCTGATCAACAAACAGTCTAACCTGCAGGAAG aGGAGATGCACGCAGAGATCTGCTACGCCGAGTGTCTCCTGCAGAAAGCCACGCTCACCTTCGTCCAG gaTGAAAACATGATCAGTTTCATCAAAGGAGGCATCAAGATCCGAACCAGCTACCAGATCTACAA AGATTGTCAGAATGTGCTGAATGTCACTCAGGACCTGGCGGGCCAGTCTGATTCGTTCAGACAGTACGAAGGCGGAGTCAAACTTGGCATCGGCTCCTTCAACTTG ATGTTGTCTCTGCTGCCTCAGAGGATTTTGAGGCTACTTGAATTCATCGGATTCTCCGGAAACCGG GACTTTGGTCTGTCTCAGTTGAGAGAAGGCTCCTCCAGTCACAGTTTGAGATCCATCCTCTCCGCGCTGACTCTGCTTTTCTACCACACTTATGTTTCACTGATTCTCG GAACTGGCGAGGGAAACCTGGTGGAAGCTGAAGCTCTGCTGGAGCCGTATCAACACAAATACCCCAAA GGCTCCATTATCCTCTTTTACTCTGCGCGCATCGCCACACTGCGAGGAAACTTCGAGAAG GCTCGGTCCAGGTACGAGGAGTGCATCAGCAGCCAGCAGGAGTGGAAGCAGATCCACCATCTGTGTTACTGGGAGCTGATGTGGGCTCATACGTACCAGCAGGAGTGGCAGCAGGCGTATCGCTACGCCGACCTGCTGTGCAAGGAGAGCCGCTGGTCCAAG gCCATATATGTTTTCCAGAAGGCCGCCATCCTCAGTATGATGTCAGAGGACGAAGTCAGGAGGACGGGGGAGGACATCGTCGAGCTCTTCAG acaggtGGAAGGTCTGAAACAGCGTTTGGCGGGAAAGTCGATCCCGACTGAGAAATTTGCCGTGAGGAAGTCACGACGCTACAAAGCTGCTaacctcgtgcccctggtcatcCCTGcactg GAAATGATGTATGTGTGGAACGGTTTCACCATCGTGGGGAAGAGAGCGGATTGTACCGAGGCTCTGCTGGTCACCATCGAGGCGGCCGAGGAGCAGCTACGCAACAACGCCA ACCCGTCCGAGTTTCATCCAGACGACAGTTGTCTGGTCCAGATGTTGAAGGGTCTGTGTCTGAAACACTTGGGCAGGTTACTGCAGGCTGAGCTGTGCTTCACACAGGTGCTGTccag tgagaGTCGGATCAGATACGATCACTACTTGATTCCCTTCACTTTCTATGAGTTGGGTTTGTTGTACAAACAACAGGGAGACTTCGCGAAGGCTGCCGTCTTCATCGAGAACGCCAA GACGAACTACAAAGATTACTCCATGGAGTCCAGACTGCACTTTAGGATCCACGCGGCTCTCAACAGCCTCAAAGGGTCACCTGTCGGCACGCCGTGA
- the LOC131456394 gene encoding histone H2A-like produces the protein MSGRGKTNAGKARAKAKTRSSRAGLQFPVGRVHRLLRKGNYAQRVGAGAPVYLAAVLEYLTAEILELAGNAARDNKKTRIIPRHLQLAVRNDEELNKLLGGVTIAQGGVLPNIQAVLLPKKTEKAASKK, from the coding sequence ATGTCTGGAAGAGGTAAAACCAATGCCGGCAAAGCCAGAGCAAAGGCAAAGACCCGCTCCTCCAGGGCCGGGCTCCAGTTCCCCGTGGGCCGTGTCCACAGGCTGCTGAGGAAAGGTAACTACGCCCAGCGTGTCGGTGCCGGCGCCCCCGTCTACCTGGCGGCCGTGCTCGAGTACCTGACCGCTGAGATCCTGGAGCTGGCTGGAAACGCCGCCCGCGACAACAAGAAGACCCGCATCATCCCGCGTCACCTGCAGCTGGCTGTCCGCAACGACGAGGAGCTCAACAAGCTGCTCGGCGGAGTCACCATCGCTCAGGGCGGAGTTCTGCCCAACATCCAGGCTGTTCTCCTGCCCAAGAAGACGGAGAAGGCCGCGTCCAAGAAGTGA